The window CCAGGGACAGGTATCGCTGGTTGACCAGTCAACAGACACTATCACCATGAAAGTGGCGTTTGTGTATGAGGGTGGAGAATGGATCACCTATGCCAAATCAAGTCTTAAAAATAATCTGGTTTCGGGCACTATGTCAAACCCCGATGCTTTCAAAGACCTCAAGCAGGGCGACAACATCGAGGCGACGTTAATGGGCGGCTCTGAATGGATATCCATAGGCGAAATCGGCGATATCGGGTCCACGGAAACTCCGCTTACCGCAGCCTACGGTGACCCGTCAGTTCTTACATCAAAATTCTACTCGGGCTACACGTTATCAGCAGAAATGACTCCTGACTGCTCGGACTGCAGCGGAACCGTATGCAAAGCATCATCCGCCGATGTCTCGGTTAAAATGGACGGAGTGACAATAGAAACACAGGAGATGCTCCCCGGAGAGACACACGAATTCGGATGGAGCAACGAGGACTTACAGCATGTACTGCAGGTTAAACTGATTTCAGGAGAGGCGTCCTCTGACTCATGCCCGGCATACGCAGGCATGGTAGGACCCCAGGCAGTATCTGACTTTACAATATACGATACGCAGAAAAGCACAATTCTTGAAGCAGAAACCGAGGCCCAGGAACAGAAAACAGCATTAACGACAGTTCCGCCGACAACTGCGGCAACAACAGAACCTGTACAGACAACAGCTGCAACACCGACACAGTCAGGATTCGGCCCAGTGCTTATAATCGTAGCAGGAACAGCAGGGTGTGCTCTCTTCGCCATTAAAAGAAGATAGACCCTGAGATCCGTTACGGGGTTTTTTGAGAGAACCTTAAATTAAAGAAAAACAAATCTTTTTTTCGTCCCGGTGAACCGCAAAGAATTCTGTTCCGTAAACGATTCACACAGGCAGGCGGTTTAACATTCCGGGAAAACATTTTTTGCTGACCGGCCAATATTTAAGTAATATATGTCAGAAATTTTAAAAAAGAATATTAATATTTTTCTTATTCTCATAGTTTTTGCATTCATTGCATTTATCCTGAGAGTCCTACCTGCATTTTTTCTCCCTGACACAGGCCTCGTCCACCTGATAAGAGGGGATGCAGAGTACAACTTAAGGCAGATAGAGGTGATGGCAGACAATTTCCTGCAGTATGACTGGTTTGACCCGATGACTGCATACCCATACGGCAAAAACATCGGATGGGGACCGCTTTTCCCGATGATTGCAGGCGCTTTCGTGATATTAACAGGTGCATCGGGCCAGGCTGGCATCATAAACGCCGCATCCTATGTAACACCTCTTATCGCAGCGGCGATGGTATTTGTCGTATACTTCACGGCAAAAGCAATAACCGGAAAAAGGCTCACTGGAATTATTGCAGCGGCTATAACTCCTTTCATATCACTTTTCTTTTTGAACTACACATCATATGGATATGTCGACCACCATGCAGCAGAACTCCTTTTTTCTTCCCTTTTCTGCCTGTTCTACATACTCGCGTCAGGAATATCCCTGAACGGAAAAATTACGGATTTAAAGGATAAAGATCTCCAAAAACTCTTATTATACAGTGTTGCAGCAGGAATATTTTACTCGGCATGCTACTTCACGTCGCCAACAACCGTTCTTTTCCTTGTCATAATCTCGGTATACACCCTGATTTCATGCATACTCTGCCATTATTCGGGCGAAATTCCTGTAAAAGAGGGCATAATAAATACTATATCGCTTCTGATACCGGCAGTACTGATAGCATTATTCGGTGTAAAATATCCGGGCTTTACGCTATCGTCGTATACAATTGTCCATGCCCTTATACCAATTCTGATAATCGCTGCAACCTGGATTCTTGTTTTGATATCCGCAGCCCTGAACAAAAGCGGTCTTAAGGAAAAAAAGATTTTTTATCCCGTGATAATTGTGGGGGCAGCTGCCGTTTCAGCAGTCATAGCCATAATAGCAGTGCCGGAGGTTTTCACGACGCTTTTTTCAGGTGCAAACCTTATATTCGGGTTTAAAAACGTGGCGATAGCGGAAATGAAGCCGTGGAGTCTTGAATACGCTCTTCAGAGCTACAATTTTGCATTCATCCTGGCGGCAGGCGGATTTCTGGCATCACTATACACAATTTATTCGGAAAAAGACCGAAAAAATCTCTTTCTCATAATCTGGACCATCACCGTTCTTTACGTTACAATAAGGCACCTGAGATTCGAAATATTCGTTGCAATTCCGTTTGCAGTTCTCTCGGCAATCTGCATATCATACGTCTATAAAAACTATTACAGCAGCTTTAAAGGCTACATAGATAATAAGGACGAAAAAAACGCCGCAGCAAAATCAAAAAAGAAACCTGCAAAAAAACAGGGTAGAAAAGAGAACAGAAACGCATCAGGTGCAGCGGTTTTCCTAATTACTGCAGTAATTGTTGCCCTTTTCTTTGGAACATCACTTATTAACGACATCAACTTTGCCCAGGACTACTCCAGTGTAAGCTTTGAGAAGGACAAATGGACAGAAGCAATGAACTGGATGAATGAAAACACTCCTGAAACCGGAGTCGACTACTACAAGGAGTATTCGGCTGACAATTTCACATATCCAAAAGAATCCTACGGTGTTATGACATGGTGGGACTTCGGGCATATAATTACTCTCATAGGAAAAAGGATACCGAACTCCAACCCGTTCCAGGACAATGTGGCAGGGGACACCGGTTGTGCCGACTTTTTCATATCGGGCTCGGAAGATACGGGTTCAGAGATACTTGATAACGCA of the Methanomicrobium sp. W14 genome contains:
- a CDS encoding oligosaccharyl transferase, archaeosortase A system-associated translates to MSEILKKNINIFLILIVFAFIAFILRVLPAFFLPDTGLVHLIRGDAEYNLRQIEVMADNFLQYDWFDPMTAYPYGKNIGWGPLFPMIAGAFVILTGASGQAGIINAASYVTPLIAAAMVFVVYFTAKAITGKRLTGIIAAAITPFISLFFLNYTSYGYVDHHAAELLFSSLFCLFYILASGISLNGKITDLKDKDLQKLLLYSVAAGIFYSACYFTSPTTVLFLVIISVYTLISCILCHYSGEIPVKEGIINTISLLIPAVLIALFGVKYPGFTLSSYTIVHALIPILIIAATWILVLISAALNKSGLKEKKIFYPVIIVGAAAVSAVIAIIAVPEVFTTLFSGANLIFGFKNVAIAEMKPWSLEYALQSYNFAFILAAGGFLASLYTIYSEKDRKNLFLIIWTITVLYVTIRHLRFEIFVAIPFAVLSAICISYVYKNYYSSFKGYIDNKDEKNAAAKSKKKPAKKQGRKENRNASGAAVFLITAVIVALFFGTSLINDINFAQDYSSVSFEKDKWTEAMNWMNENTPETGVDYYKEYSADNFTYPKESYGVMTWWDFGHIITLIGKRIPNSNPFQDNVAGDTGCADFFISGSEDTGSEILDNAGSRFVVTNSELTTPVKGIATILPWTSGNRVLSDYIMYAVDESGNYQSYVYTPEYYNTMAVRLENLDGSYTKASSEKSDVSYSPFSPPVGVNALKHFRLVYESPDSDDNVKIFEYVKGYEVAGEGTVELNITTNTGREFVYRQKSENGTFILPYSTTGNPYDVKADGQYHITGTGEYFDVSEDEIGKN